A genomic window from Pecten maximus chromosome 6, xPecMax1.1, whole genome shotgun sequence includes:
- the LOC117328829 gene encoding elastase-1-like, translated as MFICHHHVDINVLITSTVILAWTVCQGAPTETPRVLMIVGGKDSRSSSWPWQAGLLVSREGFVCGGTLIEYDTVLTAAHCVRGLTSDRLTVVLGDYNRDIPDGTEQFIGVMHTSLHPLYNGDFLGGYDIALLHLKTNATDTPGVRPIPALAKRNQRISHSDCYITGWGVVKQEMKEEEDKGDEKEEDETPPCNQMKSIPNEVGDYGKLATRLQEANINIISNSKCNSKKFWDGIVRTTSLCAFHKNTAACEGDSGGPLVCKRKGSFVLLGTTSWGAISCQEYPTVFTKVAIFRRWILNRIQEKRHLGQLSSVNKELCDRVTENEKQSK; from the exons ATGTTTATTTGCCACCACCACGTGGAtattaatgtattgataacaTCGACAGTTATCCTGGCGTGGACAGTCTGCCAAG GAGCGCCCACCGAAACACCGCGTGTCCTGATGATTGTTGGCGGTAAGGATTCCCGCAGTTCCTCTTGGCCGTGGCAGGCAGGGTTGTTGGTGTCGAGGGAAGGATTCGTGTGTGGAGGCACGCTGATAGAGTACGATACTGTCCTCACAGCGGCACACTGTGTCCGCGGACTCAC ATCTGACAGATTAACAGTGGTTTTGGGGGACTACAACCGAGACATCCCGGATGGTACGGAGCAGTTTATCGGAGTGATGCATACGTCATTG CATCCCCTTTATAATGGGGACTTCCTGGGAGGTTACGACATCGCCCTACTCCACTTGAAAACCAACGCTACCGATACCCCGGGGGTGAGGCCGATCCCCGCCCTCGCCAAACGCAATCAGAGAATATCACATAGCGACTGTTACATCACGGGATGGGGGGTCGTGAAACAGGAGATGAAAGAGGAGGAGGACAAAGGTGATGAAAAGGAAGAGGACG AAACACCTCCATGCAATCAAATGAAAAGCATACCAAATGAAG TGGGAGACTACGGAAAACTCGCCACTCGCCTGCAGGAAGCCAACATCAACATAATCAGTAACAGCAAATGCAATTCGAAAAAGTTCTGGGACGGGATTGTCAGAACCACGAGTCTCTGTGCCTTCCACAAAAATACGGCAGCTTGCGAG GGCGATTCCGGTGGTCCGTTGGTGTGTAAGAGGAAGGGATCGTTTGTTCTTCTTGGCACGACGTCGTGGGGGGCCATATCATGTCAGGAATACCCAACAGTCTTCACAAAGGTCGCCATCTTCCGACGCTGGATCCTAAACCGAATACAGGAGAAGAGACATCTTGGCCAGCTATCTTCCGTGAATAAGGAACTCTGTGATCGTGTCACGGAAAACGAGAAACAATCGAAATAA